Proteins from one Bombyx mori chromosome 25, ASM3026992v2 genomic window:
- the LOC119630567 gene encoding uncharacterized protein LOC119630567, whose translation MEEIMKALQNIQKELNAQKIEIQKSGEKVTEQVTLNIINKLEEKFSILEEKHQTLKENVEKQEKRIQFMEKQARQRNIIFFGIEESETSYHNLENNILQFISERLLLKLDCRDIQEIKRVGKKGDKPRPIIVTFSTLGSKVSILKHKRLLKDTQYYLNEDYPKYILEKRKELQEEANREREKGNKVTIKYDKLVILKSNNKRILMTSPESDPNSQALVGNSTTRSIKKKIKQSNPYIPRSNSVSEGVLKPSILSYLVNNNVNTPHNQTNDKTINLHS comes from the coding sequence ATGGAAGAAATCATGAAAGCcttacaaaatattcaaaaagaaCTGAACGCtcaaaaaatagaaattcagaAAAGTGGTGAAAAGGTGACAGAGCAAGTAACACTCaacataattaacaaattagAAGAGAAATTTTCCATATTGGAAGAAAAACATCAAACTTTGAAAGAAAATGttgaaaaacaagaaaaaaggaTTCAATTTATGGAAAAACAAGCAAGACAAAGAAACATAATTTTCTTCGGTATCGAAGAGAGTGAGACATCCTATCATAACTTGGAGAACAATATATTGCAATTCATAAGTGAAAGACTGTTATTAAAATTGGATTGTAGAGATATTCAAGAAATAAAGAGAGTGGGGAAAAAGGGTGATAAGCCGCGACCAATAATTGTAACCTTTTCTACCCTTGGTTCAAAGGTCAGCATTCTTAAGCATAAAAGATTATTAAAAGACACCCAATACTACTTAAACGAAGACTACCCTAAATACATACTAGAAAAAAGGAAAGAACTACAGGAGGAAGCAAATAGAGAGCGCGAGAAAGGAAATAAAGTCACGATAAAATACGATAAGctggttatattaaaatcaaataacaaaagAATACTGATGACTTCACCAGAGTCAGATCCCAATTCTCAAGCACTAGTTGGTAATAGTACAACAAGAtccattaagaaaaaaataaaacaatcaaaccCATATATACCTAGATCAAATAGTGTCTCAGAAGGAGTTCTTAAACCAAGCATTCTAAGCTATTTAGTAAACAATAACGTTAATACACCACATAACCAAACCAACGATAAAACCATTAACTTACATTCATAA